ACGTTTGGCGTAAATGTTGGTGAGTATGCAGTAGGATCAGAAAGTACTACACGAAAAGGTGTGGTGTCAATCTGCTCCCATAAATATTCTAGAGCATCCCCGTCGGGATCGTTACTATGCGATCCATCAAGGACAACCATATCTCCTTCGTTGACGGCTATCGAATCTGGAGCTACAGCCTCAGGTGGTCTATTCCAAACGGTTGTCGTAAATATATAGAAAGGATTTGCACTCTGAGAGAATTCAATTGACGTGTCAATAAGAATCATTTCAATTTTAATCTTTGCTTCAAAAGTGTCTACCGATGGACTCGTCCATAAATAACTCCTGGCACCAGGGGTGAGGTCATCAATTTTATTCCATGTGCTTCCGTTATCAATGGATAGTAAAATGCGGAATTTGCATATTCCTCCGTAATAGCAGGTAGCAGTCCAAAGTACTTCATGAGTCTCACCACCTCTATACACAATCGCACCCGGTACGTAAGGATTGGGACTTATTAACCCCACAGAGGGCACATCCGAGTTTGCTACGATTCGAAAATCATCGTCACTTGTATCGTTCGCCAGGTGGGTAAATTCCATATAAAGAGCGATGACCTTGATTTTCACATGATCATACGAAGTCACACCTGATGGTAACATTGGAACATTCCATTCGTAGACAAAATCATTCTCTGTTGAGGCTACAAGTATATGCCAAGTAGAGCCTCCATTTGTAGAGAATTCGATGGAAATCGCAGTTAATACACCTATGGAATCTTCGGATGTAGCCCAGCGAATGTCGTAAATCTCACCCGCAATTAATGCTTCACCGCCGTTCGGCGAGATCAACTGAATCCAGGGCGATCTTATTTCGAATTCGCTGCTCTCAGCATAGGCAAGCAGCACTCCTCCGGGCTCAGTCCAAGCATTAATTTTCAACTGACCGAAGGCATGCTCAAAATATCGAGGAGTGAACCAGCAACCACCCTGTGATGGATCGATGTTGCTGTACGCTATGCCTACTTCTGTCCAATCGCCCCATATTGATCCTTGCCGATAGCGGGCCATTAAACTCAATGATTCCACTTTGCCAATACCATCGTAGAGATACCAGTGAATAGAATAGTACTGTGCGCTGCTCATCACGGATGGCAATTCCGCGAATTCTAGCCACACGCCTGGCAAGATTGTGAAAAAGTCATCACTGATGTCCTCACCCAGCACGGTTGATGATGGATCAGACGACCGCAATTCAACTCTAACAAGCAACTTTGAGGAATTGATATTGTTGGGAATTTCCCAGGCAAAGAGCTGGCTTCCCCCCGTGTTTGCCTTCTCACCTATATAGTTCGGAAAGCTCAACCCCCCGTCCGTTGAGTAATAAATTCCCACCACACCCCCTGTTGATGCTGTTGAAAAAATGACCTTGCGAGTCTCTCCTCCCATCCAATTCTCGCCACCATTTGGTGAGGCCAGCGTGATGGGAGGTTCAAGTGCAGCATCCGAAGATGATAACGGTATATTAATAGAAACAAGAAACACAACCAGACTTATTAGAATGGAATAACATTTGGCGCATGACATACCCCCAATATCCCCCCTAATCTAGATGACATTCAGAGCTGCCCAGATCTTTCTTATTGGGCATAGCCATCCAATAAACAGATGCGATCCAAAAAAGGAAAACATCCGCTTATTGCGGAAAATATAATTTCGAACATTATAAATAATTTTTCTTATGATTGGGATTCTAATCAGGTTCTAAAAAAATCTTAAGCACTCTAATTCCGTAAGTTCATAACTTTCAACGGAGGCTCAAGAGCAATCAATTAAAAGGTGCTTCCTAGAGGATACATGATCAATCGAAAACTTTGATTTGAAATTGATGTCTCATATTTCATAACAAATCGGCAGGCAGGCTATTGGGCAACCTCTCAAAGAATGTCGGACCTGTACTGAGTTTCCCGATCGCAATCGTACTGCTGCTGATAAAAAAGAACCCCGACTGTTACGACGAGGAACAGTGTGATGAATGCAATTTGTATGCTGTATATAAGTGCAATCGATTCCAGCACAATCTGGCGTGAACTAGCGGGACAATAAGTAGCATAATTATTACGGGAATCGATGCAATGGTTGGCATGACTACAACCGAAAGCGCAGGACTCGTCGACATGCCCGTACTCCTCATTGATGCAACTGTTTCGGTAGCAAATCAATCAATGTCCCTTCCATCGAATTCATAATGAAACTCGTATTTGGCGATGAAAAAGATCTCATTCCTACTCACGAGGGGAGGAAGCCAGCTAAGATATGGTTTCAAATGATGGTGAGATAAAAGGCATGCGAAATACCAATTGCGTTGATATACATGCCGCCCTTAGTGAGCACCCTTTCCAATCATCTTTAATGCCATCCGCTGATCAATAGAAGTGGACGTTATGATTGGTGTTATATTGAAAAGGCTACAAGCTTCCAATTGTAGAAGCCTTTGAGTACTTTTTAAAGATAGAATGGCATAATGAGATTAGACGGAAAGTACGGGATGCAATTTAATAAGACCCAAAAGGGCCTCTTATGGAAGATCGATGAAGGATCAAGCATCATTTTCTTCCTTTTCTTAATTTGGTAAAGATGAAGAGAAATAGAATGGGCAATGAAGATGAACAACATGACTTCATAAAGGTTATTATGTCGCAACTCGCCAAGGGGCAGGACGATTGAAAGGCCCACGAAACATTTTGAAATTGTGTCATTCTAAAGGAATAAAAATGTTCTAGGTATTTTTCAAAACGACTTTTCTTTAAATCCGAAGCTGGAAAGAGTATGACCGAAAATCCGATATTCACTTTTGTTAAAAATGGATTCCAACAAAATAAATAAGTAAGTGGCGCATCCCAATATGAGCCCAATCGTTTCTTAGATGCATAGTGTCATAGCATTGATGCCCAACGCCCTTTAACACTCGCTACGAGGGGAATATTTCCATCTAGATTGTGGTCGTAGCTGCCGAGACAATACACAACCAGTTCTCTAAGGTATCCCAAATATAGCCAGTTGCCATCAACTGGTGGCAATGTTTCAAAAGAATGATGCCGTAACAAGATCGCTCATTTAGATACGAAATCCAATGCTTTCCTGCCTGTGAATCAATTTATTGCTTATGATAAAAAGCAACTAGAAGTGCAAAGAACAATACACGAGATCCGGACGGATCATCGTAAATATCATTCCAAGATCTTTTGCAATACTGGATGCGAAACGCTGTAAGTAGAGCCGTTAATGGGCACCACCATAGTGCCTATCAATGCTATAGCGATTACTATCCATCAGCATGAATCGTGACCTTTTCCGCCAGGACCGTTCTTTATTAATGATCCGAGTTTATAAAGGGTAGAGCATTCTAGATGGTAAATGCCAAAGTGAGGCGGAGTCTTACGGATTCATTAGCCCGTTATATTCAATTTAGATGGTAAAAAATGAATCAGACTAAACGTGATTTGTCTTTAATCTCCCTTATGAATTGCTATTTCAAACTTCCTATTCATTTACACTAATTTAGTAATATAAAACGCGCCTTTCATCGAAATATTAAAATACGTTATACGAAAAATGTATTCTTGAGGGGGGGTATTAACTATTAGTTGCATGCCCATTTTAACCTCAAAATTTCATCATTTTTCGAAAATGTGGACTTTTTTGATTTGCGATGCCATTATCATAAGCCTTTTTTGTTCCGGTATTGTTCTGAAACCTGCAAGTGGTGTTTCATATAGCGAAATAAAAATCTGGGCAGAATGGGACGACACTTATATTTTCGAGCTCCAAAAGGGTCAACATTACGAAATGGAAGATTATCTGAAAGTAGGGAATTACACCGAGTTTGAGTTTCCAGGCAGGTACTGCTCTCTTATTCATTTTGATATCAGTGTATTACCAGCTGATTCCGAAATTCTATTTGCAAGTCTAAATCTATACAAACTTGATGGAATCGATGATGTAAAATTGTATTTGATTTCAGAATTCTGGGAGGGTGCGACGACAACATGGCAAAATCAACCTGACCTATATCTATCTGAACCATATACCCCACTGATTTGGGATATTGGTCATCTTACCGGGGCAATCGGCAAAAACATAACTTCATGGGTTAGGGCCTGGTTTAATGAACAGGCTTCGATGAATGGTATTTACATCGAACCTTATCCATACAATATTGTGAGAGAAAGTGGCACTAGATTCTATAGTTATCAGGGAGCTTCCGTTACTGACGGCAATTATACACCGTATATTTACGTAAGATATAGATCCTCATCTCCTATACAGCAGCCTCCGCCTCCTCAACCTCCTCCTTGGAGAGATGATGTGACTCCCCCGCAGGTGTCGATTGAGGTGATTCCATCCGAGGATATCAGACCCACAGATACAGTCTCAGTAACAGTTTCTGCAATTGACGACATATGTCTGTACAGAGTTCAGTTGTTCATCCAAGGGGTAATGGAGGAAGAAATGCTGGTACCATATGAGGAGACCAATATCACCAACTTAGGAATTACATACGAGTCTGAGTTTTCGTATGGAGAAGTTTATTTAATGGCCGTTGCGATGGATAAAAGGACAAATACGCAGGCGACACAAAAGAACATATATATAGGCAGTCGAACACCACCGACCCTGCAGTTGTATGTTAATCTGGAGAGAGTATTTCCCAATGATGATTCTCAAATAGAGATTACAGTCATAGCGGACGATCCGGAGGGAATAGTATCAATCACTGTAGGCGCTGGTGCAGGTTATTATTCACCAGAACTTTATCCAGAATATGGTGAAATTCTTGAATTCACGGATCCTTTTCCTACTCACGTTGCTCAGAAAATAATCGTAAGGAATTTGAATATCCCCTGGCCATCTGGAACACCGCTACCCGATGCAGTTAACACAAAGCTTATAAGATGCATGGCTTCCACAGTCGATGTGGAGCACTTGTCCAGCGATGTCGTAACTGAGGAAATTCAAGTGATCAGGCCTTACCAATGGGACTACGGTATCCCCTACCACAATCCTGGAAATGAGCGGCTTGGATGGGAAAGAATGGTTGATGTTTTTGGCAGGGGAGAATTGAGGGGGCCCGGTGATCAAGATTGGTGGTGGACGATTCTTGCGCAACTCTGGAAGAAGGTCTTCGAACTCATGTGTGAACCTGGCGAGTGCTTTGGCATGTCTTCACTCAGCATATGGCATTATGATCATCGGGTTCCAATACCAGACAATCTGACAGCACACACTGGTGATCAGCACTGGCCATATCGACCTGGTTACATCGACAACGAATATCAAAATTTGAGCAATTATGCGAGGAGATTTATTCAGGCACATCAGGGATCTCAAATTTCTCAGGAACTTCTAAGTCTTTATGCAGCTCAAATAAAAAAACAACTTCAGTCAGGAAACTTGCGTAGCTTCGTCAACAATGAACTGAGACAACTCGTTCGAGATGTTAAATACGGAACACCAGGGATACTATGCGTGGCAGAATATCGAGGGTTAGATGAGGGGATTATGGAATGCATAGGGGCTCATGCGGTTGTGCCCTGGTATGTAGAAGAGCATCCAGGCTGGTGGAAAATATACGTCTATGACTCCAATAGGCCGTATGCCTCGGTCATTTTGGCAACAGATTACTATAATTATTCAAATTATCCTTATATTATCCTTGACGAAAATGGATTTTCATGGATCCACGAAGGTGGAGAGCTTTGGAATGATTTTATCTGGTATGTGCCATACTCCGTGACAAATCTTACGGATTATGATCTCATCGATGGTTGGCTTGTTGCGGGCACGATTTTGACAAGTATCTTTGTCGGAGCGGTGGCAATCACTTTGACACATTTGTTACCAATACCCTTACCTATTCCAATGCAGGCTAATCCATATGGCGGGATTCAAGGAATGATTCTGCCCTCAGATAGGGTTATTGACCTAGTTGTTAATGATACAGGTCAGGCTGAATACACGTTTATAATGAATGCGGGTCGTTCTGTATATGGCATTTCCAACAAATCAATAGGACATGACAGAGGAGACAATATCAGAATCGATGTTGGCAGCAATCAGTACGGTTTGGGACTTAGGCTTAAGAGCGGGGTTCAGGACGAGGATTTTTCAATGGGTATTGGTCATCGTCTCGATCTTGTAGAAAGAGAATACATTCTTGAGAATATATCTATGCAAATGGAGGGGGATATTGAGATACTGGCCACGGAAAATTGCATGGGACTGTGTATCAGAAACTATGGAAATTCAGAGATATCTTGTAAGGTTATTCTCCGTAGCAGCGAATCAGAAACGGTTGGTGAGGAGGAATTGACGATTGCTCCCGGCGAGGAGATCATTGTCACAGGCGATTGGACATCGCTTGGCGATGGACTTTCCATTACGAGAGGAAAAATTACAACGGGAGAATTCCCCACCGTTTTAATCTTCATTGGGGCGGTCATTGCTGTAACGGCAGTAGCTCTATTAATCTTCATAAGGAGGCGCAAATGACGAGATCTAGCTTGTTTTCGGTCATTAGTATATTCGCTGTCACTGCAATCCTGTTTGTGACAATCTTTCCTGCCATGTCTGGAGTTTCCGAAGCATTAATAATCGATATGCCAAATGTGATCTTTCAGGACGACTTTGAAGATAACAAATTGGACAGCTGGGAAGTAGGAGATAACAATCCATTGTCTGGTTACGATTTTTGGGGCACTTCGCAGTATCGCGCATACAATGGAGATACGAGCGTTTGGTGTGCACAGAATGGGACTTATGGAATTTTATATTTGCCAAACTCCGTTCTTCATAAATACGATCAGAATATGAGTGCCTTTATGAGGTTGTATGTCGGCGATTTGCGTGGCTATGAATCAGTAAACTTAATATTTTACTACTGGGCACAAACGGGAACAATAAATCTCAACGATTTTTTTGAAGTAACATGCTGGACGGGGACAACGTGGATTAGGGTTTTTATGCAACCACAACCCATATCTTCTGGCTGGGAACAGGCAAACATTGAAATTCCTGTTCAGACCCAGTATATACAATTTAACTTCATCAGTGATAGCATAGTGGGATTGGGGCCGTATGAAGGCGTGTACATCGATCAAGTCGTCTTGTTAGGCATCGATAAGAATCCGCCTAGTTCTTGCGTTGGAGAGCTTCAACCTTTCTATCGTTCGAATATTATACCAGTATTCATCTATGCGAATGATATTGGCGGTTCTGGGGTTAAATACTGTAAACTCTACTACAGATTCAATGAGTCATCCTCATATACGCTGTATGTTACTGAAGAAACTCCCTCTGGCCTCTGGGAAACAAACGTTATTTTTTTCGATACCAACCTAGCGTGTGGAGAGGGCGTCTACGATTTCTATAGTGTAGCAATTGATTTTTGTTTGCAGGAAGAGGCGGCACCTGAAGAACCTGATGCCAGAACTGTTGTTGATCATTCAAAACCATTGGTACTTGCAGAAATAGCAGAAGAAAAGAATGAGTACGGATGGTATCGATCGGAGGTAACCATCGATCTTGCGGTAATCGATGAAATAAGTGTTGGCGGCACAATTTTCTATCGACTGGATTCGGAGGAGTGGTCAGAATATGAATCAAATATCACAATAACCTCAAGCGGTGAGCACGAGCTCCTTTATTTCGGTACTGATCGAGCGGGCAATCTAGGTATGACGAAGCGCGAGATTATTAAAATCGATTCTGAGGCACCAGCATTCATAGAGACCTCCTGTTCCGTTGACAAGGAAGAAAGAGCAGTTTCGTTAAACTGGTCTTCCGTCGATTCGATCAGTGGCGTGCATCATTTTGAATTAATAATTGACGATGATAGTTTGTATTATAATTCCACCACAGCATCAGCTTTTGTAGACTGGCTAGGGACAGGTCATCACGAGTTGACGATCCGGGCCGTAGATTATGCGGGAAATCAAGTAGAGAAATACTACGAATTTACTTTTCCAGAAAAAGGAGAGCAGTTAGTTTTCGCGGGACTTTCAGCTACTGTTTGGGCAATAATAATAATCGCTTTGATAGCATTAACAGTCATCGGTTTCACAATGACAATGAAGTGGCGGAAACGAAATAAATAACATGGATTAATGAGCTTATAGGAACCCAGGCGGATCCCATTTGACATGGAAACTATCCCTAAGAAAATGATAATATTAGACTTGACGAACTACACATGAAATGATCGCATCAACCTTTGAATTAATGATACTTGCTTAACGATGTTTCAATTAGATCACGAAAGAGTTAGCCTGAATCTCTTGCTCAATTCAGCGAGTCACTGCGAGAAAAATAAACCAAACGACTCACGATTATCTAGATCCGATTCAATGCACAAAACACTTTTTTCCTCGAGTCACTCAAAAATCGCACTGTAAAGCTTTCTTCTAAAACTCTATGCCTGCCACCTTTTAAACATAACAGTTACAGATTCATCCTCCGTTTCTTTTGTAATCACAAGGTTTTCGATCCGGCCCACAAAATAACCGGGTATTTTACCATCGTAATTAGAAAAAAAGACTGCCGGTTTGTTTTCAACAATCTTGCTCATCAACCAATCAAGATTCTGAAATCAGCTCTCACGCGCAGCCATTCGATCCACA
The nucleotide sequence above comes from Methanomassiliicoccales archaeon. Encoded proteins:
- a CDS encoding DNRLRE domain-containing protein, which codes for MICDAIIISLFCSGIVLKPASGVSYSEIKIWAEWDDTYIFELQKGQHYEMEDYLKVGNYTEFEFPGRYCSLIHFDISVLPADSEILFASLNLYKLDGIDDVKLYLISEFWEGATTTWQNQPDLYLSEPYTPLIWDIGHLTGAIGKNITSWVRAWFNEQASMNGIYIEPYPYNIVRESGTRFYSYQGASVTDGNYTPYIYVRYRSSSPIQQPPPPQPPPWRDDVTPPQVSIEVIPSEDIRPTDTVSVTVSAIDDICLYRVQLFIQGVMEEEMLVPYEETNITNLGITYESEFSYGEVYLMAVAMDKRTNTQATQKNIYIGSRTPPTLQLYVNLERVFPNDDSQIEITVIADDPEGIVSITVGAGAGYYSPELYPEYGEILEFTDPFPTHVAQKIIVRNLNIPWPSGTPLPDAVNTKLIRCMASTVDVEHLSSDVVTEEIQVIRPYQWDYGIPYHNPGNERLGWERMVDVFGRGELRGPGDQDWWWTILAQLWKKVFELMCEPGECFGMSSLSIWHYDHRVPIPDNLTAHTGDQHWPYRPGYIDNEYQNLSNYARRFIQAHQGSQISQELLSLYAAQIKKQLQSGNLRSFVNNELRQLVRDVKYGTPGILCVAEYRGLDEGIMECIGAHAVVPWYVEEHPGWWKIYVYDSNRPYASVILATDYYNYSNYPYIILDENGFSWIHEGGELWNDFIWYVPYSVTNLTDYDLIDGWLVAGTILTSIFVGAVAITLTHLLPIPLPIPMQANPYGGIQGMILPSDRVIDLVVNDTGQAEYTFIMNAGRSVYGISNKSIGHDRGDNIRIDVGSNQYGLGLRLKSGVQDEDFSMGIGHRLDLVEREYILENISMQMEGDIEILATENCMGLCIRNYGNSEISCKVILRSSESETVGEEELTIAPGEEIIVTGDWTSLGDGLSITRGKITTGEFPTVLIFIGAVIAVTAVALLIFIRRRK